Within Desulfolithobacter dissulfuricans, the genomic segment TAGTAGGGAATGCCGCAGCCGCCATAAGATATGAGAGAATCCTGATCGACAACGGTCACCTCCCATCCGGGCTTGACCCTTTTCAGATGACAAGCCGCCTTGGGTCCGGCAGCCACCCCGCCGATGATGAGAACTTTCTTGACCTCACTCATTTTCTCCTCCTGTGCAAAAAAGAAAAAGTTACGGAAAACTCAAAAAAACAGAGAACCCGGATTGAAAGAGCAGCCGGGTACAGGGTGCAGAGATCGGCCATCAGGCGCCCGGGCCGGTTCGCCTCCCCCGGTACAGACGGATATGCATTTTTTCAAAGGTGACCAGGCCGTCGTCGAGAATGGGATCTATGATCTCGAAAAACTGTTCCAGCATATCCCGGGTATCAATGAACTCGACAATCACCGGCAGGTCTTCGGACAGGCGGAGGATAGATGCGGTCTTGATCCGGGAATTGGCGCCGTAGCCCATCATACCCCGGATCACCGTTGCTCCGGCAATCCCGCATTCCCGGGCCTTGAGCACCAGCCACTCGTAGAGCGGTTTACCTTCGCACCGGTTATCTTCGCCAATGATCACCCGCAGCATGTATCCTTCTCTGGGCAGTTCCATAGATCACCTCCACATACCGGATGCTATCATCCGGCCAAACCAGACCATCAAGAGGCCGATGATAACCTGGGAGCCGGCATTGGCCGTGGCCAGCCCTATACGGCCATCCCGGATCAGGTTCAGAGTTTCGTTGCCAAAGGTGGAAAAAGTGGTGAAGGCCCCAAGCAGACCGATGAGCACAAAAGCGCGGGTCTCCACAGACAGCATGCCCCTGGTTTCCACCAGCTGGGAAAGCAGGCCGATGACCAGACAGCCGAGCATATTTACCGCCATGGTGCCAAAAGGAAAGACGATGGACCCGGAACGGTCCTGAACCCAGCCGCTGACCAGGTATCTCAGTACCGCGCCGGTGAAGCCGCCCATGCCGATAATGGCCAGTCTGCTCAATGATTCCATGACATCTGTTGCAAGGTGATCGGAGGTCCGCCTCCAGCCCGGGGCTCCAGACGGATTCCCGGTCCGCGGACCGGGCTCATTGTTCTTTGTGATTACCACTGAAATTCAGCCACCGATACCGGTTTCAATGCTGAAGATTGATGGTAATCAGATTGTTCTTTCAATATCTGGACCGCTCCGGGCAGGAAGCGGGACCAGTCGTCAAAAACCAGCTCATCCAGGGTGATGGTTCCAGCACTGGTTTGAACACGTAATCCCCGAAGATACACAGTATGACCGGTCAAATCAACCGCCGTATGGCCAGCGCCGGCCCGGAACCAGGGTTCCATGGCCGCAGCCACTGTCAGAGGGCCGACCGCCATGACCACCGGACCGGGACCCACCTCCGGGCCACCCTGGACCACGAGACGTGGTTCCTCGACACTGTCGAGAGGATCACGGAAGACCAGCTGCTCCACGGACAGCTGCAGCTGCGGCAACACCAGCAGACCATCCTCGAGGTAGCCTGTACCCTGCATCTGCAGCCTCCCATCAAGACGCACCTCCGGGTCGAGCCATTGCCCCTGGTGCAGGATGGTGGCAAGCCGCTCCAGATCCATGGTCAGACCGAGCCGGCAGCGACCATCCATGCCCATGGGACCAAAGGCAGAGAAGTCCTCAAGATCAAGCCAGAACCGGCCAGGCCAGGATTCAAGCTGCAGTCGTCCTTCCAGGGGTAATCCCGCCCCTGGCCAGCCGCCTGCACCATCCAGGATCAACCGGCCCTCGAGAGGGCTCCGGGGCAGAATGTTCTCCTGCCGGCAGGACAGAGAGAACTGTTTGACCCTGGCCTGGCTCTCCAGCCGGTACCTGGAGCCCGAATAGCTGTACTCAAGGTCCAGATCCAGAAAACCATCACCGCTCACCGGCCATCCGGTACGCCTGGAAAGCTGCTCCAGCAGTGGAGTGAGGACAAAATGACGCGCCCTGACACTGGCCTTGATCACCAGGGCATCACCGTTCAGCCCCAAGTGGGCGGGCGGCAGGTTGACACGTCCCCTGACCGTGACCACCTGGCCATCGCCCAGGGCCAGAAGCACGGAAGAGGAAAAGGTGATGGTGCCGCTTTCCAGGGCGGCCTGGAGGCGGAACCGATCCGGGGGCTCCGCGGGCTGCCTCGCAGGCTGGATGGCGCCATCGATTATACGAAGCTGCACCAGCAGATCGTCCCAGGGCGGGAGAAACCCGGTTTCCTGGACGGCCTCGCCGCTGGCCTTCTGCCCGGTACTCCGGGACGGAGACAGGGTCCAGGGCCGGGTTTCGACCTGAAAAACCGGTTGCTCGAGGGTGAAGACTCCAAGATTTTTCGGCGCCGCAACCAGGGCAAGCAGCCCGCGGCTACCGGTCATCCGGGGAACAATAACCCGTACACCCAGCTCCGGACTCTGGCAGGTCAGGTTGCGGATTTCCAGGCCCCGAAACCAGCCAAAGGAGCAGGAGCCCAGCTCCAGGGTGATGGCCAGGCGCGAACGGAGCTCTTGGCGAAGCAGGTCCAGGACCACCGGGGAGGAGAGAATGGCAGGCAGAAAGATAAAAAACAGCCCGACAGTGAACAGACCGGTTATCCACAGTATTTTTATTTTTCTGGTCTTCCCTGCTGCCAATTCGCGCCTCTTGCTGTTCGAAATCACACCTGGTGGCTACCTTGCCGCGAAAGGGGATCCTTGTCAACCGGGATCAGGTTGCGTACAATGCATACTGGTACAAACCTGGATTCTCATCTTTGATGGCCCCCTAAACTATGGTTGCCGATACCCTGCTCATTGTTGACGACGAGATCGACCTGCTGGCCGGACTCAAGCGTCTTGCCGCCAGCTCGCTGGACTGCGAGGTCCTGACCGCTGACTGCGGGCACAAGGCCCTGGACCTGCTCCAGAGCCAGGATGTCCAGATTGTCCTCTCTGACATCCGCATGCCGGACATGGACGGCATGACCCTGCTACAGCGGATCCGGGACGAATTCCCTGGAACCGATGTCATCCTGATGACGGCCTACGGCTCCATAGACCAGGCAGTCAAGGCCCTGCAGCAGGGAGCCTATGACTTCATCACCAAACCACTCAACCACCAGCAGCTCTTCCACCTCATCGGCAACTGCCTGGAACGACGCCACCTGCTCCAGAAAAACGTCATCCTGGAACGCCAGATCAAGGCCCAGCGCGAAACCGGG encodes:
- a CDS encoding DUF190 domain-containing protein, giving the protein MELPREGYMLRVIIGEDNRCEGKPLYEWLVLKARECGIAGATVIRGMMGYGANSRIKTASILRLSEDLPVIVEFIDTRDMLEQFFEIIDPILDDGLVTFEKMHIRLYRGRRTGPGA
- the crcB gene encoding fluoride efflux transporter CrcB; amino-acid sequence: MESLSRLAIIGMGGFTGAVLRYLVSGWVQDRSGSIVFPFGTMAVNMLGCLVIGLLSQLVETRGMLSVETRAFVLIGLLGAFTTFSTFGNETLNLIRDGRIGLATANAGSQVIIGLLMVWFGRMIASGMWR